The following DNA comes from Quercus robur chromosome 1, dhQueRobu3.1, whole genome shotgun sequence.
CAAGGTGGTTGTAGACTATTTATCGCCTTAACCTGGTCAAGGTGTTAAGGCGTAGCTTGTGTTTTCTcagaatttcaaaaatgtttccAAGGTCTCCCATATGCTCAGACACCACCTTGCTCTTCACCACTATGTCGTCTATATAGACCTCAATATTCTTGCCCAACTGTGGTTCAACATCTTAGTCATCATCTTTTGATAAGTGGATCCCGTATTTTTcaagccaaagggcatcaccttgtaatggtaatttctaatgggagtgacaaaagttgtcttctcttgatcatctagggctagtggtatttgatggtatccttgGAAGGCATCTAAAAAGCTCATCCAAGGATGGCCTACAGTGGCATCTACCAGCTAGTCTATTCAAGGCACAGGGAAGGGATCTTTTGGGCAAGCCTTATTTAAATCTGTGAAATCCACACATACTTTCCAtttcccattctttttcttcactacaCAGTATTGGCTAGCCACTCAGGGtagaaaacttccttgatagcccctgcctacttaagttttgtcacttcatctttgACAGCATCAGAATGGTCTCTAGATGAACGCTGAGGAAGttgtttttttgggataatAGATGGATTGACATTCAAATGGTGGCAAATGAAGTTTGGGTCCACCCCCGAAGTTTCATAAGCACTCCACGCAaatacatcaacattttttctAAGGAACTCAATTAGCTCTTCCCTCTCTTGGGGAGGTAGCTAGGaaccgacctgaaagaacttctccggatcATCGCCAACAACAACCTTTTCTAGATCTTCGCATTTCGCTTCCTCGGTTGATCCATTATCGGGAAACACCGGAGTTTTTTATTGCTATAAGCCCCTTTTAGCAAAGGCCGAGGATTCAGCTCCGAGCCGATGTAAGATGGCAGCCACCATGCACTGCCTATCCATGGATTGATTCCCCACAATCTCTTTAACCTAGCCCTCTGATAGATATTTCACCTTCTGGTGCAGGGTAGAAGAGACGGCTCGTAAGGCATGAAGCTAAGGTCTggccacaatagctgtgtagggttCTAAACCGGTCTGTATGGGTAGTCTAATCTAACCTCTTGGAGTAACAGTCTTCCCCTCAAAACTTACCAGAGGGGAGTCGTAGGCCATTAGGTCCTCTGGtttcaaattcagccccttgtacagGTCGGGGTACATAATCTCGATAGCACTACCGTAGTCTACCAACACtttcttcacatcataccccctATCCTGAGtgtgaccaccaaagcatcgtcatgaggttggatggttccaaTCTTATCCTCGTCTGAGAAGCCCAGAACCGATTGGATTTCTATTCTAGCTCTTTTTGGCTCCGAATTGTTGTCCTTGGTGGACACCCGAGTCACAGACATCACTCTGAAGGAATAAGAGCCGGTCCTACCTGGAGCAGCAAAGATGACATTGATCGTTCCCAGAGGAGGTCTTGAAAAAGCATCTCTCTCGGGATCTGAACCTGTCTGCTTTGCCTGGCCACTGGAATGGTGCAACAGCTGcttcaactttccttctcggatAAGCTGGTCCAAATGGTTTCAcaaattcctgcaatcctccGTAGTGTGTCCTTGGTCCTGAtggtattggcaataaaggCCCTGGTTGTGCCTCATGGGGTTTCCaaccatcttgttcggccatttgaagaacagctcattcttaatcttctccagAACCTGATGCACCAGTTCTCCGAACACTGCATTAACCGCCTGGGTGTTAGCAGACCCTGACTGTCCAGGGAAATCTTTCTAAGGTTGGTTATTATTGAATCGGTCCGacttgaaatccctcctctcttaAAGGATAACCTTCACTTTACCTTTCCCTTGCTATTGGTCTTCCTCAACCCTCTTATACTTATCAATCCAGTCCATTAATTGAATCACACTGGTAATAGGTTTGTCAGTCAGAGACTTCCTTAAACCATGCTCTGCAGGGAAGCCAACCTTAAAAGTACTGATGGTCACGTCATCAAAGTCACCATCTATCTCATTGTACATCTCCCAGTATCTGTCCAAGTACGTTTTCAGGGTCTCTCACTCTTGTATGGATAAGGACAGTAGTGAGTCCAAGGGCCGAGGTACCCTACTACACGTGATAAAATGAGAGCCAAAGGCCTGGGTGAGCTCcttaaaggaatctatggaattggCCCTCAGACcatcgaaccatctcatcgccacagGTCCCAAGTTGAAGGGaaatactttgcacatcaaagcctcgtCCTTAGAGTGGACATCCATCCTCTGGTTGAAATGGCTCACACGTTCTATAAGATCCGTTTGACCATTGTAAATGGTGAACGTGGGCTTATGGAATCGACGAGGAAGTTTTGCCCTCTTTATCTTACACGTGAAAGGTGATTTGGAGATTTGATTCAACGCCTTACTCATAGCGTCTTTTCCCAGGCCTTTACCAAGCGAGCTCTTGTATCTTCACTTGTGGTGGTGCTCTTCATCGTACGAGAAAGACTCGCTTTATGGATTTCTTGACCTTTGCCTATAACTAGCATCTCTTTCATCATTAGGGGAGACATCAGAACTAGAAGGGGTTCGTTTCCGTTGTGCATGGCGTAACTTCTACTTTAAATTGTCAATCTCCCTTTGCATGGctcttttattcttcttttgagAGACGTGAGTCCCAACTCGAGAATGACTTTTACTAGTATGTGTGGTGTATGTGCTACCTTCTCGATCTAGCTTGCGTTCAAGGTTAAGGAAGTCATCCTATCACCTAGAACCCATGGATTCTTCTTGATGGGGACCTAATCCTACCATAGCTAAATGTCGTACTCACTatcacacaagttcttcccacagatagcgccaattgtaaggacccgTTTCACtgcccaagcccaagatgtatgaTCCTGGCCCAGTGAGCccagtacaatgaatttgtagagagtgggtcaaagagctaGGTCTTAATGAGTTGGACAATAGCTAGTACTGgattaaatgacaatcaaacacaaataagagattCTGATATCAATGGACTTACAGTCCGAGGAGGtctcaattttataaattgatcaCAATTGGATACAAGcacaatttagattgctatagtattctctctctattttttcgatCCCTTCCTCATGGTAGGTCCCTTACATTATATAATTCCGTTCAgatcatcttgatcctacacttgttggtcATCTGAGCCCTTACTTGAATATTTGTCTCATCAAACACTCTTTCtagctttctgtgagttgtggtggccaaagcagcactgttcaa
Coding sequences within:
- the LOC126712467 gene encoding uncharacterized protein LOC126712467 produces the protein MYNEIDGDFDDVTISTFKVGFPAEHGLRKSLTDKPITSVIQLMDWIDKYKRSGSANTQAVNAVFGELVHQLIREGKLKQLLHHSSGQAKQTGSDPERDAFSRPPLGTINVIFAAPGRTGSYSFRVMSVTRVSTKDNNSEPKRARIEIQSVLGFSDEDKIGTIQPHDDALVVTLRIGGMM